A genomic segment from Aegilops tauschii subsp. strangulata cultivar AL8/78 chromosome 1, Aet v6.0, whole genome shotgun sequence encodes:
- the LOC109773690 gene encoding uncharacterized protein: MAAAATEATILELDPSHERAGRVIDDIVRLEKRIFPKHESLARSFHDELKRRNTGLIYSTSGVGDDEEVAGYAMYTCATSLCASITKLAVKESCRRQGLGEALLQAAVDRCRRRRVQRVSLHVDPARTAAVALYRKAGFQVDATIEGYYSAQRNAYRMYMDL, from the exons ATGGCGGCGGCCGCGACCGAGGCGACGATCCTCGAGCTGGACCCTTCGCACGAGCGCGCTGGCCGCGTCATCGACGACATCGTGCGGCTGGAGAAGAGGATCTTCCCGAAGCACGAGTCGCTGGCGCGCTCGTTCCACGACGAGCTCAAACGCCGGAACACCGGCCTGATCTACTCGACGTCCGGCGTCGGCGACGACGAGGAGGTCGCCGGGTACGCCATGTACACCTGCGCCACCTCCCTCTGCGCCTCCATCACCAAACTCGCCG TGAAGGAGAGCTGCCGGAGGCAGGGCCTGGGCGAGGCGCTGCTGCAGGCCGCCGTGGACAGGTGCCGGAGGCGGCGGGTCCAGCGGGTGTCCCTCCACGTCGACCCGGCGAGGACGGCCGCGGTAGCGCTTTACCGGAAGGCCGGGTTCCAGGTGGACGCCACCATCGAGGGCTACTACTCCGCACAGAGGAATGCTTACCGGATGTACATGGATCTCTAG
- the LOC109773680 gene encoding E3 ubiquitin-protein ligase AIRP2, translating into MRKAYRDSLKVLEADIQHANTLATEFPREYDGACLQMRLSFSPAAHIFLFLVQWTDCSLAGALGLMRILIYKVYVDGTTTMSTHERKASIKEFYAVIFPSLLQLQRGITDMEDKKQKAVCMERYRRRDEDETSSLSDVDAEREEECGICMEMNSKVVLPNCTHAMCLRCYQDWNSRSQSCPFCRDNLKKTDPGDLWIYVEDDDVVDMETVSRENLRRLFMYINKLPLIVPDVIFSVYDSHIK; encoded by the exons atgcgGAAGGCGTACAGGGACTCCCTCAAGGTGCTCGAAGCTGACATCCAGCACGCCAACACCCT GGCGACTGAATTTCCgcgggagtacgatggggcgtgCCTGCAGATGCGGCTGTCGTTTAGCCCCGCTGCGCACATATTCCTCTTCCTGGTGCAGTGGACGGACTGCAGCCTCGCTGGGGCTCTCGGATTGATGAGGATCCTCATATACAAG GTCTACGTCGATGGCACAACCACCATGTCGACCCATGAGAGGAAAGCCAGCATCAAGGAATTCTATG CTGTAATATTTCCTTCTTTGCTGCAACTGCAAAGAGGGATCACTGATATGGAGGACAAGAAACAGAAGGCCGTGTGCATGGAGAGGTACAGAAGGAGAGATGAAGACGAAACAAGCAGCTTATCTGATGTTGATGCTGAGAGGGAGGAGGAATGTGGGATCTGCATGGAGATGAACAGCAAAGTTGTGTTGCCCAACTGCACACACGCGATGTGTCTCAGATGCTACCAGGACTG GAACTCGAGGTCACAGTCCTGCCCATTCTGCCGCGACAACTTGAAGAAGACTGACCCTGGTGACTTGTGGATTTACGTCGAGGACGATGACGTGGTCGACATGGAGACGGTATCAAGAGAGAACCTCAGACGGCTGTTCATGTACATAAACAAGCTCCCTCTGATCGTGCCTGATGTCATCTTCAGTGTCTATGATTCCCACATAAAATGA